Proteins co-encoded in one Nicotiana sylvestris chromosome 7, ASM39365v2, whole genome shotgun sequence genomic window:
- the LOC138873613 gene encoding secreted RxLR effector protein 161-like, with protein sequence MQDELNQLERSQVWHLVPRPKDRSVIGTKWVFRNKLDEDGTVTRNKTRLVVQGYSQEEGIDYDETFAPVAGLEKLYRGMIDSLLYLTASRPDIIFSVGLCAHFQANIKESHLAAVERILRYLKGTTDLCLWYPEGSNFNLVGYADADYAGFLVDRKNTSDMARFLGSCLVSWATNKQNLVALSTAEAEYVATASCCDQLLWIN encoded by the exons atgcaagatgaactcaatcagttagagagaagtcaagtttggcatctagttccaagacctaaagacagatcagtaattggcacaaaatgggtcttcagaaacaagcttgatgaagatggaacagttacaagaaacaagacAAGACTGGTGGTACAAGGTTACAgccaagaggagggtatagattatgatgagacttttgctccagttgcaggACTGGAG aagttgtataggggtatgattgattcacttttgtatcttactgccagcagaccGGACATaattttcagtgtagggctttgtgctcattTTCAGGCTAATATAAAGGAATCTCACTTGGCTGCTGTCGAGAGGATACttagatatttgaaaggcactactgatctaTGTCTTTGGTACCCtgaaggtagtaatttcaatctagtagggtatgctgatgctgattatgcaggtttccttgtggataggaaaaacaCCTCAGATATGGCTcgttttcttggttcatgtcttgtatcatgggccactaacAAGCAAAAtttagtggccttatccactgctgaggctgaatatgttgctaCTGCCTCTTGTTGTGATCAATTGCTATGGATAAATTAA
- the LOC138873614 gene encoding uncharacterized protein: MTKPQNNPGTPPPPTPSNSSTPHSPRTSPKPRLRRVKMLARKIVAYGVLSKKLKASQVQDSNSNSDSESYKSASEGEGPGSSDSKKTQESPSKSGKKSGGSGSGEASKGLVNLSA; encoded by the exons ATGACAAAGCCACAAAACAACCCTGGAACTCCTCCACCACCCACTCCCTCTAATTCATCTACCCCTCATTCACCTAGAACATCTCCCAAACCCAGGCTCAGAAGGgtaaaaatgcttgctcgaaaaaTAGTAGCTTATGGGGTTCTTTCAAAGAAATTAAAGGCAAGCCAGGTCCAAGACTCTAATTCCAACTCTGATTCTGAGTCATACAAATCTGCTAGTGAGGGGGAAGGacctgggtcttctgactctaagaagactcaagaatccccttctaag AGTGGcaagaagtcagggggaagtggttctggtgaAGCTTCTAAAGGGTTAGTTAATCTAAGCGCATaa